One window from the genome of [Clostridium] celerecrescens 18A encodes:
- a CDS encoding ABC transporter permease, which yields MNRDKTIISEDNTYRNTVMRRFLKHKLAVASTVFLAIILLCALLAPVLSPYDPNKVVGGFSDPPSIKHLLGTDQVGRDVLSRMLYAVRISLLVGFAATAVSTVVGVVLGLVSGFFGGILDMVIMRFTDMVMSFPYILLVLVSAAIFRPGLLNIILILGFVDWPGIARLVRGNVLSIREMNFIQGDRVAGMPKHYILFSEILPNTVAPILVYATSVIAISMLDEAALSFLGMGIQPPQSSLGNMLNGAQSISILTSKPWLWVPPGLMIILLVVSINFIGDALRDAFDPSGN from the coding sequence ATGAATAGAGATAAAACAATCATCAGTGAAGACAATACATACCGTAATACGGTAATGAGGCGGTTCCTAAAACACAAATTGGCTGTGGCCAGTACTGTGTTCCTGGCGATCATCCTCCTATGTGCGCTGCTGGCGCCGGTTCTTTCGCCTTATGACCCGAATAAGGTGGTCGGTGGATTCAGTGATCCGCCTTCCATAAAGCACCTGCTTGGAACGGACCAGGTGGGTCGGGATGTATTGAGCAGAATGCTGTACGCCGTCAGAATCTCACTGCTGGTAGGATTTGCCGCTACCGCCGTATCTACGGTAGTCGGTGTGGTTTTAGGCCTGGTATCCGGGTTCTTCGGAGGAATCCTTGATATGGTTATCATGCGGTTTACTGATATGGTCATGTCCTTTCCTTATATCCTGCTAGTATTAGTTTCTGCTGCGATATTTCGCCCAGGCCTTTTAAATATTATTCTGATTCTCGGTTTTGTTGACTGGCCCGGAATTGCCCGGCTTGTCAGAGGGAATGTACTGTCCATCCGGGAGATGAATTTTATTCAGGGGGACCGCGTCGCAGGAATGCCGAAGCATTATATCCTGTTTTCTGAGATACTTCCCAATACGGTCGCACCTATTCTGGTTTATGCGACCTCTGTTATCGCTATATCAATGTTAGATGAAGCAGCCTTAAGCTTTCTTGGTATGGGAATTCAACCGCCTCAGTCCAGCCTTGGCAATATGTTAAACGGAGCCCAATCCATCTCCATCCTCACTTCCAAGCCATGGTTGTGGGTACCGCCGGGTCTGATGATCATATTGCTGGTTGTCAGTATTAATTTCATCGGAGACGCGTTAAGAGATGCGTTCGATCCTTCGGGAAATTGA
- the licT gene encoding BglG family transcription antiterminator LicT gives MKIDKIINNNIVSALEPDGKEIIVMGRGIGFGMKPGKEIPESAVEKVFRLDSQNNVDKFKELLVNLPLEHIQVSTEIINYAKSVLNRSLNQNIYITLTDHINFAIHRFKQKMKFSNPLLNEIKTFYKEEYLIGEYAIALIERRIGISLPVDEAGFIAFHIVNAEFNTAMRDTIDITNLIQNTVGIVKEYFSMEPDEMSLNYQRFVTHLRFLAQRIVTKELLNSGNVEFNHLISKMYPEEYRCSLKIKDYIMETYHHDVTEEETAYLAVHIKRMRL, from the coding sequence ATGAAAATTGACAAAATAATCAATAACAATATTGTCAGTGCGCTGGAGCCGGATGGAAAAGAAATTATAGTCATGGGCAGAGGAATCGGTTTCGGTATGAAGCCGGGAAAAGAGATTCCGGAGAGCGCAGTTGAAAAAGTATTCCGTCTGGACAGCCAGAACAATGTTGACAAATTTAAAGAATTGCTGGTGAACCTTCCCCTTGAGCACATCCAGGTTTCTACGGAAATCATAAATTACGCGAAAAGCGTATTAAACAGGAGTCTTAATCAAAACATATACATAACGCTGACGGACCACATCAATTTTGCCATTCACCGGTTTAAGCAGAAGATGAAATTTTCAAACCCTCTGCTTAATGAGATAAAAACCTTCTACAAAGAGGAATACTTGATCGGTGAATACGCCATCGCATTAATTGAGCGGAGGATAGGAATATCCCTTCCTGTTGACGAGGCGGGATTCATTGCGTTTCACATCGTCAATGCGGAATTTAATACCGCCATGCGTGATACCATTGATATCACAAACCTGATCCAGAATACCGTAGGGATTGTGAAAGAATATTTTTCAATGGAACCTGATGAAATGTCTTTAAATTATCAGCGGTTTGTTACCCATTTAAGGTTTCTGGCACAAAGAATCGTTACAAAGGAGCTGTTAAACAGCGGGAATGTTGAATTTAACCATTTGATATCCAAGATGTACCCGGAGGAATACAGGTGCAGTTTAAAAATTAAGGATTATATAATGGAAACATACCATCACGATGTAACGGAAGAAGAGACCGCATATCTGGCGGTTCACATCAAGAGAATGAGGCTATAG
- a CDS encoding PTS sugar transporter subunit IIA has product MFDSLKKIFGGGGEKEREKILAPAEGTVVPLSEVNDPTFSQEILGKGVAIIPAKGRIVAPADGILTVVFETKHAVSITTPEGAEIIVHVGLDTVNLKGEHYTAYKKQGDKVKAGELLLEFDMAAIKEAGYEVITPVIVCNTPNYPDMVCHTGMQVKELEPIIEL; this is encoded by the coding sequence ATGTTTGATTCATTAAAAAAAATATTCGGTGGAGGGGGAGAAAAAGAAAGAGAAAAAATTCTGGCCCCGGCGGAAGGAACAGTAGTACCCTTAAGTGAAGTGAATGATCCCACATTCAGCCAGGAGATCCTTGGAAAAGGAGTCGCCATTATTCCGGCAAAAGGCAGAATTGTGGCTCCGGCCGACGGAATCCTTACGGTGGTGTTTGAGACAAAGCATGCTGTCAGCATTACGACTCCGGAAGGTGCTGAGATCATTGTCCATGTAGGACTTGATACGGTCAATTTAAAAGGGGAGCATTATACTGCTTATAAAAAGCAAGGAGACAAAGTGAAAGCTGGGGAGCTTCTTCTTGAATTTGATATGGCAGCCATAAAGGAAGCAGGTTATGAGGTGATTACTCCGGTTATCGTCTGTAATACTCCGAATTATCCGGATATGGTATGCCATACAGGGATGCAGGTAAAGGAACTGGAACCAATCATCGAATTATAG
- a CDS encoding HPr family phosphocarrier protein, with translation MYEIKDPLGLHARPASMIFMEARKYSCSIEAQWESDKADCKSLLALMGLGAKRGSIIRFRFDGEDEAAAITALCAVLEEM, from the coding sequence TTGTATGAAATAAAAGATCCCCTGGGACTTCATGCCAGGCCGGCCTCCATGATCTTTATGGAAGCAAGGAAATATTCATGCAGCATAGAAGCCCAGTGGGAATCAGACAAAGCGGATTGTAAAAGCCTTTTGGCATTAATGGGGCTTGGAGCCAAAAGAGGAAGCATCATCCGGTTCCGGTTTGACGGAGAGGATGAGGCGGCGGCCATAACCGCGCTTTGCGCCGTTTTGGAAGAAATGTGA
- the nagE gene encoding N-acetylglucosamine-specific PTS transporter subunit IIBC yields MMKYLQKLGKSLMLPVACLPAAGILMGIGYWIDPTGWGANSAIAAFLIKAGGAIIDNMAVLFAIGVGVGMADDHEGTAALAAIVSWLMIQTILSPGVVAMLKGIDVSEVNPAFGKIGNQFIGIVSGIIGSSCYNRFKNTKLPDALAFFSGKRSVAIVTALVSLVACLVLFFIWPVVYSGLVAFGKGILGLGAIGAGIYGFFNRLLIPVGLHHALNSVFWFDVAGVNDLGNFWSGNGVLGQTGQYMTGFFPVMMFGLPAAALAMYHTAKPGKKKNAYGLLLAAAVCSFFTGVTEPLEFAFMFLAPGLYLIHAILTGISLTICSLLPVRAGFNFSAGFVDWFLSFKAPMAVNPLLIIPLGLVYAAVYYFVFRLAILMFNFKTPGREDDDVDENTVTLSNNDYTAVASILLEGLGGKNNITSIDNCITRLRLEIKDYTLVDEKKIKSAGVAGIIRPGKTSVQVIVGPQVQFVADEFKKLCQ; encoded by the coding sequence ATGATGAAGTATTTGCAAAAACTAGGTAAGTCATTGATGCTTCCGGTGGCATGTTTGCCTGCGGCAGGCATACTGATGGGGATTGGTTACTGGATTGACCCCACCGGCTGGGGGGCTAACAGTGCCATTGCTGCCTTTTTAATTAAGGCAGGGGGCGCCATCATCGATAACATGGCAGTTCTGTTTGCAATCGGCGTTGGTGTTGGTATGGCAGATGACCATGAGGGTACTGCAGCACTTGCGGCCATTGTTTCCTGGCTGATGATTCAGACGATCCTTTCACCTGGAGTAGTTGCCATGTTAAAAGGAATTGATGTCAGTGAAGTAAATCCTGCCTTTGGTAAGATTGGTAACCAGTTTATCGGTATCGTATCCGGTATCATCGGTTCCAGCTGTTATAACAGGTTTAAGAATACCAAGCTTCCTGATGCGCTGGCATTCTTCAGCGGCAAACGGTCTGTTGCCATTGTCACCGCACTTGTTTCTTTGGTAGCCTGCCTTGTTTTATTCTTTATATGGCCGGTTGTATATTCCGGATTGGTTGCATTTGGTAAGGGCATCCTGGGATTGGGCGCAATAGGAGCTGGTATTTATGGTTTCTTCAACCGTCTTCTGATTCCGGTAGGTCTCCATCACGCACTGAACTCCGTATTCTGGTTTGACGTTGCAGGAGTAAACGACCTTGGTAATTTCTGGTCAGGAAATGGTGTCCTGGGCCAGACAGGTCAGTACATGACAGGATTTTTCCCGGTTATGATGTTCGGTCTTCCGGCCGCAGCTTTAGCTATGTATCATACCGCAAAACCTGGTAAAAAGAAAAATGCATATGGTTTATTGCTTGCAGCAGCAGTTTGTTCCTTCTTTACAGGCGTAACAGAACCTCTGGAATTTGCTTTCATGTTCCTTGCTCCAGGCCTTTATTTAATCCATGCAATTTTAACCGGTATCTCCTTAACGATCTGCTCCCTGCTACCCGTACGTGCAGGCTTTAACTTCAGTGCAGGTTTCGTTGACTGGTTCTTGAGCTTTAAGGCTCCTATGGCTGTAAATCCGCTGCTTATTATCCCTCTGGGCCTTGTTTATGCAGCTGTTTACTACTTCGTATTCCGCCTTGCAATCTTAATGTTTAACTTTAAGACTCCGGGTCGGGAAGATGATGATGTAGATGAAAACACAGTCACTCTTTCCAATAACGACTATACGGCAGTTGCTTCCATTCTTCTGGAAGGACTTGGCGGCAAGAATAACATCACCAGCATCGATAACTGTATTACAAGATTAAGGCTGGAGATCAAAGATTACACTCTGGTAGACGAAAAGAAGATCAAATCCGCAGGCGTTGCCGGCATCATCAGGCCAGGTAAGACCAGCGTACAGGTTATCGTAGGACCCCAGGTGCAGTTTGTTGCAGATGAATTTAAGAAGCTGTGCCAGTAA
- a CDS encoding manganese efflux pump has translation MRDILILVLALCTDTFVASIAYGANRLKISSGKVIAVNLICSGCLGAALIFGSVISGLVPENFAKGAAFSCLFLLGVIKLLDYTIKKYINNHVNVQKNLTFSISGLSIIINIYGNPLAADWDHSKSLSWKETIMFSLAMSLDSLVAGALSGFLMIPPGLTALCAMIVGTAVMYIGLFLGHKIAALKGWDLTWVSGILFLFLAFGKL, from the coding sequence ATGCGTGATATATTAATTCTTGTGCTGGCGCTTTGCACCGACACCTTTGTTGCCAGCATAGCCTACGGGGCTAACCGTCTGAAGATTTCCAGCGGAAAGGTTATTGCAGTAAATTTGATTTGCAGCGGATGTCTGGGAGCTGCTCTTATATTTGGAAGCGTAATCAGCGGATTGGTACCGGAAAATTTTGCAAAAGGTGCAGCATTTTCCTGCCTGTTTCTTCTGGGCGTTATAAAGCTTCTGGATTATACCATAAAAAAATATATAAACAACCATGTAAATGTTCAAAAGAATCTTACATTCTCTATTTCCGGCCTGAGCATCATCATAAATATATACGGGAATCCTTTGGCGGCAGACTGGGATCACTCCAAATCTTTGTCCTGGAAGGAGACCATCATGTTTTCCCTGGCGATGTCCTTGGACAGTCTGGTAGCTGGAGCTTTATCCGGATTTCTAATGATTCCTCCGGGACTTACAGCCCTTTGTGCCATGATTGTGGGTACTGCCGTCATGTATATCGGCCTGTTTTTGGGACATAAGATTGCAGCGTTAAAAGGCTGGGATTTGACCTGGGTCAGCGGTATACTGTTTTTGTTCCTGGCATTTGGGAAATTATAA
- the fliB gene encoding flagellin lysine-N-methylase, with protein MQFTIPHYYNKFRCVAGECPDTCCAGWAIMIDDLTRKRYQTRKDAFGRRLRQWIDWKNGSFKQCDGRCAFLNKDNLCDIYKEAGPGMLCKTCRDYPRHIEEYEGVREISLSLSCEEAAGLILGCKDPVRFLTKEDEREESYPDFDFLLFTKLMDARDMILSFLQNRDMDCRLRTAMVLGFSHDMQRRINEEKLYELDELMKRYQGAAGAEFVEKKMAVRRIEDRIRYEKMKKWFSLFGKLEVLNESWPQYLGTLKSILFDAGAESYEENRKAFHRYLMEDEGHKRQWEQWSEQLMVYFIFTYFCGAVYDEHPYVKVKLAAVSTILIQEMGLAVFKRNKGSLDFEEFVHLSHRFSREVEHSDANLNEMERIFRTDKGFGLEEILQML; from the coding sequence ATGCAGTTTACAATACCTCATTATTATAATAAATTCCGCTGTGTGGCCGGAGAGTGCCCGGATACCTGCTGTGCAGGCTGGGCCATCATGATCGATGATCTTACAAGGAAACGATACCAAACGCGAAAGGATGCTTTTGGCAGAAGGCTTAGGCAGTGGATCGACTGGAAAAATGGCTCCTTTAAACAGTGTGACGGCCGGTGCGCGTTTCTGAATAAGGACAATCTATGTGATATCTATAAAGAAGCCGGCCCGGGAATGCTATGCAAAACCTGCCGGGATTATCCAAGGCATATAGAAGAATACGAAGGAGTCAGGGAAATTTCTCTGTCCTTATCCTGTGAGGAAGCTGCCGGTCTGATTCTTGGCTGTAAAGATCCTGTCCGATTTCTTACGAAAGAAGATGAAAGGGAGGAGTCTTATCCTGATTTTGATTTTTTATTGTTTACCAAGCTTATGGATGCAAGGGATATGATTTTATCCTTCCTGCAAAACCGGGACATGGATTGCCGTCTGCGCACTGCCATGGTACTGGGGTTTTCTCATGATATGCAGCGGAGAATCAATGAGGAAAAGTTATATGAGTTGGATGAATTGATGAAACGGTATCAAGGGGCAGCCGGAGCCGAGTTCGTTGAAAAGAAAATGGCTGTTCGCAGGATAGAAGACAGGATCCGTTATGAAAAGATGAAGAAGTGGTTTTCTCTGTTTGGAAAGCTTGAAGTGCTTAATGAGAGCTGGCCCCAATATTTGGGAACTCTTAAAAGCATATTGTTTGATGCCGGTGCAGAAAGCTATGAGGAAAACAGGAAAGCCTTTCACCGGTATTTAATGGAGGATGAAGGTCATAAGCGCCAATGGGAGCAGTGGAGCGAACAGCTTATGGTATACTTTATCTTCACCTATTTCTGCGGAGCTGTTTATGACGAACACCCCTATGTGAAAGTAAAGCTTGCCGCAGTGAGCACAATTCTTATTCAGGAAATGGGCCTGGCAGTATTTAAGAGAAATAAAGGCAGCCTGGATTTTGAGGAGTTTGTTCATCTGTCCCACCGGTTTTCACGTGAGGTAGAGCATTCGGATGCGAACCTCAATGAAATGGAACGAATATTCCGGACGGATAAAGGATTTGGCCTGGAGGAGATTCTTCAGATGCTTTAG
- a CDS encoding LrgB family protein: MSNTVSDFLFFGAVLSLLSYELGLRLKKKFKWAIFNPLLISICIVMVFLSVFHIDYEVYDKSAKYISYLLTPATICLAIPLYRQMELLKKHSKAIIAGTLTGVFTTMTTVLLLALVFGLNHQEYVTFLPKSITTAIAMGISEEMKGYVTITVASIIITGIQGSIIAEAVCKVFKITDPIAKGIAIGSASHAVGTTKALEMGEIEGAMSSLAIATSGLCTVIFASVFSGFL; this comes from the coding sequence ATGAGTAATACAGTTAGTGATTTTTTGTTTTTTGGTGCGGTGCTCAGTCTCTTAAGCTATGAGCTGGGACTCCGTTTAAAGAAAAAATTTAAATGGGCTATCTTCAACCCTCTTTTAATATCCATCTGTATTGTCATGGTATTTCTGTCTGTATTTCACATTGATTATGAGGTGTACGATAAAAGCGCCAAATACATCAGCTATCTTCTGACGCCAGCCACCATTTGCCTGGCAATCCCCCTATACCGCCAAATGGAACTGCTTAAGAAGCATTCCAAAGCCATTATAGCCGGAACCCTGACCGGGGTTTTTACCACAATGACCACTGTACTGCTTTTGGCTCTGGTCTTTGGTTTAAATCACCAGGAGTATGTTACATTTCTGCCAAAGTCCATTACAACAGCCATTGCAATGGGAATCTCAGAGGAAATGAAGGGATATGTGACCATAACAGTAGCCAGCATCATCATCACCGGAATCCAGGGAAGCATTATTGCTGAAGCCGTATGCAAGGTATTTAAAATTACGGACCCTATTGCCAAGGGCATTGCCATTGGTTCTGCTTCCCATGCCGTGGGAACGACAAAAGCTTTGGAAATGGGGGAAATCGAAGGGGCTATGAGCAGTCTTGCCATCGCGACCTCCGGACTTTGTACCGTTATATTTGCTTCTGTGTTCTCTGGCTTCCTGTAA
- a CDS encoding CidA/LrgA family protein: MKYIRQFTIILFISLAGEIIHLLVPLPVPASIYGLLVMLIGLRKKWIPLEAVEEVSIFLIDIMPLMFIPAAVGLLDSWGVLRPILVPFLVITLLSTIIVMVITGKVTQLFIKNDRNGKAEKNE; this comes from the coding sequence ATGAAATACATCAGACAATTCACTATTATTCTATTTATATCTCTGGCAGGAGAAATCATACATCTGCTGGTTCCCCTTCCGGTCCCTGCAAGCATCTATGGCCTGCTTGTCATGCTGATTGGGTTAAGGAAGAAATGGATTCCATTGGAAGCAGTTGAGGAAGTCAGCATATTTCTCATAGACATCATGCCATTGATGTTTATTCCGGCAGCCGTCGGACTTCTGGATTCCTGGGGCGTACTTCGTCCCATTTTGGTTCCTTTTCTGGTCATCACCCTGCTTTCCACAATCATCGTGATGGTAATTACCGGAAAAGTGACTCAGCTATTTATAAAAAATGACAGAAATGGAAAGGCAGAAAAAAATGAGTAA
- a CDS encoding phosphatase PAP2 family protein, with protein sequence MAGTEFDILYFLQSLHTPWLDVFMKEITSLGDHGIFWILTGAVLLCFKKTRIIGLCVILSLAAGFLVGNTFLKNVIARERPCWIDSSVPLLIHNPRDYSSPSGHTLASFEGAVSIWLYHRKWGTAALILAALIGFSRMYLFVHFPTDVLGGLILGVLIALLVHSIVEKGRNSKKNICFPGNL encoded by the coding sequence ATGGCTGGTACGGAATTTGATATTCTGTATTTTTTACAATCGTTACATACTCCCTGGCTGGATGTGTTTATGAAGGAGATTACCAGTCTGGGAGATCACGGGATTTTCTGGATCCTCACCGGAGCTGTTTTGCTGTGTTTTAAAAAGACAAGAATCATAGGCCTTTGTGTTATTTTATCCTTGGCGGCCGGCTTTTTGGTTGGAAATACGTTCCTTAAGAATGTGATTGCCAGAGAAAGGCCTTGTTGGATTGATAGCAGTGTTCCCCTTTTAATTCATAATCCCAGAGACTATTCCTCTCCATCCGGGCACACTCTGGCTTCCTTTGAAGGAGCTGTGAGCATCTGGCTTTACCACCGGAAGTGGGGAACTGCTGCACTGATACTGGCGGCGCTAATCGGTTTTTCCAGAATGTATCTGTTTGTTCATTTTCCTACCGATGTACTGGGAGGGCTGATTCTTGGTGTTTTGATCGCTTTATTGGTTCATTCCATCGTGGAGAAAGGAAGAAATTCTAAAAAAAATATTTGCTTTCCAGGAAATCTGTGA
- a CDS encoding folate family ECF transporter S component: MKKFVTLFTDSYRELKSVRTITTAAMFGAVAIVLGMFSINMGNYIRISFASIPNGMVSYLFGPVVGGLFSGSMDVLKYLLKPTGAFFPGLTLVTVLAGIMYGCMYYRKPITLKRVLVSKLLVMLVCNVILNTMCLSILYGKGFIVLLPARALKNLVMWPIDSMIFYSMAKALDTMGVFKTIRNVRTAGTK; encoded by the coding sequence ATGAAAAAATTCGTCACTTTGTTCACCGATTCTTACAGAGAGCTGAAGTCTGTAAGAACCATTACCACAGCCGCCATGTTTGGCGCAGTAGCAATTGTTTTGGGCATGTTTTCCATTAACATGGGAAATTACATCCGGATCAGTTTTGCCTCCATTCCCAATGGAATGGTTTCATACCTGTTTGGCCCGGTAGTTGGAGGCCTGTTTTCCGGAAGTATGGATGTGCTTAAATACCTCTTAAAGCCTACGGGAGCATTTTTCCCGGGACTGACCCTGGTAACGGTTCTGGCAGGTATCATGTATGGCTGCATGTATTACAGAAAGCCGATCACCTTAAAAAGGGTTCTGGTCTCCAAGCTATTAGTCATGCTGGTATGTAATGTGATTCTTAATACCATGTGTCTATCTATCCTGTACGGAAAGGGCTTTATAGTACTTTTACCGGCAAGGGCACTTAAAAACCTGGTCATGTGGCCAATTGATTCCATGATCTTTTATTCCATGGCAAAAGCTTTGGATACCATGGGGGTTTTTAAAACAATCCGTAATGTTAGGACTGCGGGAACAAAATAA
- a CDS encoding Cof-type HAD-IIB family hydrolase, which translates to MEKKIKAIFFDIDGTLRDFQTKRIPDSAKEALLEARKAGILLFIATGRHKLEMEEENLLEGIPFDGYVTLNGQYCYCGDRIIYDLPIDPGEVERTLMFLEEEPFPCMFMEGDRMYINMVNHIVEKVQMDIGTRIPPVLNVERAKKQRIYQIIPYVSCDMEQKLKKHLCGCEFMRWHDEMGCDVIPAGGSKWNGIMKMAEHYGFSAGEMAAIGDGNNDISMITGAGLGIAMGNASDEVKRAAGYVTDSIETDGLKKAVFHILDYNSFRRNHQ; encoded by the coding sequence ATGGAAAAAAAGATAAAAGCCATTTTTTTTGATATTGATGGTACGCTTCGGGATTTTCAAACAAAACGGATTCCGGACAGCGCAAAAGAGGCACTTTTGGAAGCCAGGAAGGCAGGAATCCTGTTGTTTATTGCAACAGGGCGCCATAAGCTTGAAATGGAAGAAGAAAACCTTCTGGAGGGAATTCCCTTTGACGGCTATGTGACGCTAAACGGCCAGTACTGCTATTGCGGAGACAGGATTATTTATGATTTGCCCATAGACCCTGGTGAAGTGGAGCGGACGTTAATGTTTTTGGAGGAAGAGCCTTTTCCATGCATGTTTATGGAAGGGGACCGCATGTACATCAATATGGTGAATCATATTGTGGAAAAGGTCCAGATGGATATCGGAACCAGGATTCCACCGGTTTTAAATGTAGAAAGGGCCAAAAAACAGCGTATTTACCAGATAATACCTTATGTTTCCTGCGATATGGAGCAGAAGCTGAAGAAGCATCTTTGCGGCTGCGAGTTCATGCGCTGGCATGATGAGATGGGCTGTGATGTGATTCCCGCAGGCGGAAGTAAGTGGAATGGGATCATGAAGATGGCAGAGCATTATGGCTTTTCTGCAGGTGAGATGGCTGCCATTGGCGACGGTAATAACGATATTTCCATGATAACCGGTGCGGGTCTTGGAATTGCCATGGGAAATGCCTCTGACGAGGTTAAGAGAGCAGCCGGTTATGTTACAGATTCGATAGAAACAGATGGCTTAAAAAAAGCCGTCTTCCATATATTAGACTATAATTCATTTAGGAGGAATCATCAATGA
- a CDS encoding Mrp/NBP35 family ATP-binding protein: MSDVNCTHNCNTCQENCGSREEQVSFLEPLNPASTVKKVIGVVSGKGGVGKSLVTSLMAAGMNGKGYKTAILDADITGPSIPKAFGLSDYGVGMTPGGLMIPAITATGIEVMSANLILDHETDPVIWRGPVIAGAVKQFWQEALWDNIDYMFVDMPPGTGDVPLTVFQSLPVDGIIIVTSPQELVTMIVEKAVNMAKKMNIPILGLVENMSYLICPDCGKQISVFGESRVDEAAKANGLTVLAKIPIDPQIAAAVDGGTVEYLEVNWLNEAVSAAEKA; encoded by the coding sequence ATGAGTGATGTAAATTGTACTCATAATTGTAATACCTGCCAGGAGAACTGCGGCAGCCGTGAGGAACAGGTAAGCTTTTTAGAACCACTTAACCCTGCCAGTACAGTAAAAAAGGTAATCGGGGTTGTAAGCGGAAAGGGTGGCGTGGGTAAATCCCTGGTAACATCCCTGATGGCTGCAGGCATGAACGGGAAAGGTTATAAAACGGCAATCCTTGATGCGGATATCACCGGGCCATCCATTCCAAAGGCCTTTGGTCTTTCGGATTACGGTGTGGGCATGACGCCTGGTGGCCTTATGATCCCGGCTATCACGGCAACAGGAATTGAAGTGATGTCAGCGAATCTGATTCTGGATCATGAGACAGATCCTGTCATCTGGAGAGGTCCAGTCATTGCAGGAGCTGTGAAACAGTTCTGGCAGGAAGCTCTATGGGATAATATTGACTACATGTTCGTGGACATGCCTCCGGGAACTGGAGATGTGCCCTTAACCGTGTTCCAGTCCCTACCTGTGGATGGAATTATCATTGTCACCTCCCCTCAGGAGCTGGTTACCATGATTGTAGAAAAAGCGGTAAATATGGCGAAAAAGATGAACATACCGATTCTGGGGCTTGTAGAAAACATGAGTTACTTAATTTGCCCGGACTGTGGAAAGCAGATTTCTGTATTTGGGGAGAGCCGCGTTGATGAAGCAGCCAAAGCCAATGGTCTTACCGTTCTGGCTAAAATCCCTATTGATCCACAGATCGCGGCAGCAGTGGATGGCGGTACGGTCGAGTATTTAGAGGTGAACTGGCTTAACGAGGCAGTTTCGGCAGCAGAGAAAGCTTAA
- a CDS encoding GTP pyrophosphokinase produces the protein MNISMNPNSELNQSIVNVPNLVQVPDPLMKQAYQFQEAMMMYTCAIREIKTKLEVLNDELSVRNSRNPIEMVKSRVKKPISIVEKLQRRGLPVSLESMMENLDDVAGIRVICSFLDDIYAVADMLARQDDVHIIAIKDYIRHPKKNGYRSYHMIVEIPVFFSDQKKWMRAEVQIRTIAMDFWASLDHQLKYKKEVEEYSQEISEELRECADVIAQTDERMLGIRKRIEDHGIAVSK, from the coding sequence ATGAATATTAGCATGAACCCCAATAGTGAATTGAACCAGTCCATTGTGAATGTTCCCAATCTGGTTCAGGTTCCGGACCCGCTTATGAAGCAGGCATACCAGTTTCAGGAAGCTATGATGATGTATACCTGTGCCATTCGGGAGATCAAGACAAAGCTGGAGGTCCTTAATGATGAATTGTCAGTAAGAAACTCCAGAAACCCAATTGAAATGGTTAAATCAAGAGTAAAGAAGCCTATCAGCATTGTGGAAAAGCTGCAGCGCAGAGGGCTGCCGGTTTCCCTGGAATCCATGATGGAAAATCTGGATGATGTTGCAGGGATCCGCGTGATCTGCTCTTTCCTTGATGATATTTATGCAGTGGCAGATATGCTGGCCCGCCAGGATGATGTACATATCATTGCCATTAAGGATTACATCCGCCACCCCAAAAAAAATGGTTACCGCAGCTATCACATGATCGTTGAGATCCCCGTGTTCTTTTCCGACCAGAAAAAATGGATGAGGGCAGAGGTCCAGATCCGTACCATTGCCATGGATTTCTGGGCCAGCCTGGACCACCAATTAAAATATAAAAAAGAAGTGGAAGAGTACTCCCAGGAAATCAGCGAAGAACTGCGGGAATGTGCGGACGTGATCGCACAGACCGACGAAAGAATGCTGGGTATCAGAAAGAGAATTGAGGATCATGGAATTGCAGTTTCTAAATAA